TTTGTTTGGACATGGTTATGATTAGTTCTTAAATCAATTAGGCTATGGATAAATGGGGAACAATAGATGTGCTGGTAAACAATGCAGGTATGTTCCCGTGGCACATTGCACTTTTTTCTGCTACCTATTCAGTTGATTTGTGTCAAataaaacatttttttattaGGGATTACACGAGACACATTATTGATGAGGATGAAGAAATCTCAGTGGCAAGATGTAATTGATCTGAATCTTACAGGTGTCTTCCTGTGCACACAGGTGAGTTTATaatatttctttattttgaAATTACTTGAATTGTTAGATGCATCTTACAGCAGCATATTCTTTGCAGGCTGCTACTAAAGTaatgatgaagaaaaaaaaggttataTTTCTCTGCTCTTCATATTACACTTAATTTACTTGGAGAAGCACAACAAAATGAGTGCCTCCTTGCATGATTTTCTTACTTTGTGTTCGTAAAATATTATATAACTGAAAGTGGTGTGAAGCAAAAGAAATATTAAAGCATAACCCACATTCATAATTCATTATTGTTGTGTTGTGCCTCAGTAGTTAGGCAAATACACATGGAAGGTCATGAGCTGATAGTTTGTTATATTACTTGTATATGTTTTGTTCTCTTTGAGGTGGTGTGAAGCAAAAGAACTAATATTAATCCATACCCCACATTGATAATACATTATTATTGTGTTGTGCCTCAGAAGGTAGGCAAATACACACAGAAGGTCATGGACTGATAGTTTGTTACCACTACTTATATTTGTATTTGTCTTGTACTCTTCGAGTCTCTGACTTTCAAGAAGTTGCTGTCAAAAGTTGCCTTGTTTGCTATTTTTTCATGGTTAGTAATGTGTGTATTTTTATTGCAAAATGCAGGGGAGAATTATCAACATAGCATCTGTCGTTGGGCTTACTGGTAATGTTGGCCAAGCTAATTATAGTGCAGCCAAAGCTGGGGTTATTGGCTTCACAAAAACAGTTGCCAGGGAATATGCAAGCAGAAATATCAATGTATGATCTTTATCTTTCACTATTAACTCACCTGTGAGGTTAGGCTAAGCATTCTGAAACTGTTCTGAATATACATGCAGGTGAATGCTATTGCACCAGGGTTCATTGCATCTGATATGACTGCTGAGCTTGGGGAAGAGCTTGAGAAGAAAATTTTGTCAACCATTCCATTAGGTAAGCTGTATGCAGCTTAGCTGTTCCTGCGTACAACACCTTTGTATTAGCATCTTAAGCTGCACCATTGGACAAGTAGCATTGTTAACTTGCTTTGTTTTATGGTTCTTTAGTGATGCTCCAAACGAAAGTTACTAGCTGGTATTCATTAGTGATGCACCATATAATGTTTATAAGAGGAAGATCATTCTGGTATTTATTATTATAGATAACAGCGTGGGACAGCTAGAGTTAAAACGGCCTTTGATATTTAGATAGACTGCAAGAGCAGAGTACCAATTTGTAGAGGCTAGAAAGGAAAACAGTATACTAAAAGCCGTATTTACTTTTATAAAACCCAAGTATATTCTTTTACAGTTGCTCATTGATGCAGAGTGGCACGGGCTGGATTTTATAGAACCATTATAGTTCTAGTAGAATATGAAAACACATCATATTGAGATATTTCATATTGCTTGGTTCTTGTTTTTCCTCTGCATTCAAACGGCAGCTGTCACCACTAACTATACATGTTGTCATACAACTTCCAGGGAGATACGGCCAACCTGAGGAAGTTGCGGGTTTAGTCGAGTTTTTGGCCCTTAATCCTGCGGCTAGCTACATCACCGGACAGGTGCATGACACTGTGACTACATTTGCCCTCAAACTTTCAGAGTTCTATTTCGTAGCATTTCAACTAACCCATGTTACACGCAGGTGCTTACCATTGACGGAGGGATGGTAATGTAAGGTTGGAGTGAGCTTGGTAGACTTCAACTTCTCCTAGGCGATTTTTGGACTACAAATGTTAGGGTTGTCTCTTGTTTTGTAATGCTCACCAGGAAAAATTCAGGCGTGGTGAAGTTGAAATATGTATGTTTTTGTTCATGGTATGTGCCAATTTGTCCAGGCTATTTGAATTTGATCCTCGCTGATAGATTTCCTCTGTTTATGCATGATCGCCATTAGGCTTTATAATCACCATCCTTTGTTCTCTTAACTGACCCCTGCCATCGGTCGTCGCACGGCCATGGCTCCCCTCGTGCACCAGCCCGCGAACACGGCCAGTGCCGTGCCAAACGCACCGCCGCAGCCAAGGACTGCATTGATGCACAGAGGGCATTGTTACGCCActaagctcgccggagttgtaCCCAAGAACACCTGCCAGACTTAAACTAACCAAGGCTAGCTAGTGGCATCTCTGACAGTGAAGAGTAAACAGATCGATGCCTGATCGGAGTCTGATTCCGTTTGCACCAGTCAACCCGCCTAATAAGGCTAGCTGCCATCTGTTCTGGCTACCAGATCGAGCAAACCAGCCAGTAGCCATGGCCAGGATCAAGAGGCCGCGTCGGTGCGCGCGCCCTATCTcggacgacggcggcagcgcggaCCGCCTGAGCCCACTGGCCGACGACCTGCTTCGCCTCGACACCCGCACCGCGCTCTCCACCGCCGTGCTCACCAGGCGGTGGGCGCGCCTCCCGCGCGAGGTCCCGGCGCTCGAGCTCAGGGTCTGCGACGTGCTCCCGCGCCGCTACCACCGAGCTCGTCCTGCGCGACATGCCGGCGtccacgccggcggccacgtACCAGAGACTCTTCATCGCGCGCTCGCCGCTGGAGACGCTGCGCCTCGTGTCGTGCGGCTGCGCGGGGAAGACGAAGCGGCTGGTGGTCAGCACGCCGGGCTCGCGGCTGAAGGAGCTCGTCGTCGACGGCTGCTCGTTCCTGGCGATTGAGCTCCTCACAAAATGCTTGTCAACCAGAATTggttcttttatgaagccagaATCGGTTCGCAAAATGCTTGTCAACCAGATGCTTCTCTGTTATGGTTCCATCTTTGCATGTCAGGTGCAATCTTAACTCTGGGATCCAATCACGTTTTTATTAGAAATTCTCCCACTGCTGGATGGTTCTCTATAATTTTATGTTAACACATTCAATGACAGGAAAACACAATCTTGACCAGTGCCTGAAGTCTGGGAAGAAGTACCCATGGTTTACGTGTCTTATTACAAATACATGTGTTGCTATATTCTGTGAAACACGGATACGCCAGGAAGGGTGCGTATTCCGTATCGGATACGGCCGGGATACGTATCCGCGGCGTGTCCGCATGTCCCTTCCTAATTGGGCCGGAAACTATGGAACGGAAATGTTTCGCCCAATCGATACGGCCCAGCCCAACTTACCAGTTACCACCCTCCGCCGGTCCACCCTCCCACGCGCAGCCtcacgcctccgcctcccccttcCCCACGCAGCGGCGCAGCACCGGCGACGAGCTTCCGTCCCTACTCGCTGGCCGCCAGTGACGAGTTTCCGCCCCTGCCACGTGGATCCAGGCTGCAGCGAGTTCCCGTTCTCGatctccccttcttcttcagTTCGTAGCCGCTGCGACGAGTTCCAGGCCCCTGCGACGAGTTCCTTGAGTTAATCCCCTTCCCCGTTCtcgatctcctcctcttcttcagttcGTGACTGCTTGTTGCTTGATTTCTTTGCTCCCCACTTCGTCTTCCTCTCCCCTTCTCGATCTATTCTATTTCTGCAGTGCGGTTAGTGACTTCTTGTTGCTTCATTGCTTGTATGCAGTAGATGGCGTCTCCAAATATGAGCAGTGCAGCAAGTAGGAACTTGCTGCTGCCTGAATTGCAAGCCTGCATGCCTTTTATTAATTTTCTAAATTTGAGACTACCATATTTGAGAGTTGAGGAGACTTGAGAATGAGACCTGCTGTGTTGTAGTAATAGTACACTTAAGTAGTTAATTGCAACGGTTCATTGTTATCagttttaaaattttaatatgcattattttttattttattttttaaatagttAATGTATCTGTATATCGGGTTTTTTTAGGAAATTGCCGTATCCGCGTATCCGTATCCTTCCGATACCGATACACCTTCCGATACCGATACATGTATCCGTATCCGTGTTGCATAGCTTGGCGGGCTCCCGCGAGGAGCGCCGCCTGTCCTAATGAGTCTATTCAGCTTGAATTGTCGAGGAGCGGGCAATGCCTCGACAGTCAGAGAGCTCCGTGATTTTATCACAAAGTTTGCCCCTTCTATTTTATGTATTCTTGAGACTCAAATTAGTAAAATTCGTGTGGAAGCTCTAGCCGGTACGCTGGGTTTTGATAGAGCCTTTGCGGTTGGTAGTGAAGGCAGGAGTGGCGGTCTTTGTATTTTCTGGAACAACGATTTGGATATCAATATTTTGGGTCATTCTAAGTATCACATTGATGCTTCAGTTATGGGTATAGGTGATTTACCTTGGAGAATCACAACAGTTTATGGAGAGGCCCAGACTAACCTGAGATCTCAAACTTGGGATACTCTAAAGAACATATGTGGTACTAGCACCTTACCTTGGCTTTGCCTAGGAGATTTCAATGAAGTATTGCGACCTGAGGAGCACCTTGAAGTGGGACACCGCGCGCTATCGCAGATGCAGGGATTTCGCGACATGGTCGATGTATGCAACCTCATTGATCTCGGTTATAGTTGTAGCTTCTGGACCTGGGAGAAGAAGGTGGCAGGGGGTACTTATACTCAAGTCAGACTGGATCGAGCCCTTGGTTCAGCTGAATGGAGTGCGCAGTTTCCCTTTGCAAATGTGTGCCATATCAACGCAGCAACGTCTGATCATCATGGATTGCTGCTGAAACTAACTGATGATGAGTTAGAACAAAACGGTGCGTGCCGACAGTTTCGTTTACGAAGCCATGTGGGACAGGCACCCGGAGCTAAAGCCTACCGTTGCAACGTGTTGGCAGACTGTGGTGGCCACAACTGTTGGAGATGTTAAAAGTAAACTGGGTGCTTTATCGGATGAATTTGGTAAATGGGGAGTTGACACGTTTGGCAATGTCAAGAAGGTGGTGTTTGGGAACTGGGAAATGAGAATGGGATAGGGAAATAAGGGAAGAAGGATAACATATCCCTTGTTCGGATTTATGGAATGGGAAAAGAATGGGTATGTGATAGGGATAGAATGAGATTATTTCCCACCGCTACATACCCAGCAGGAGGGGTGGGTTTTGGCTGGGAAACAAGGAGGGGTGAATCTGACTTATTATTTATCTTCTCGGAGCAGACCGTCGGGCACGGATCACCTTCCTGCCGATCTCCATCGACGGCTACTACTGCCCGCCATGTCCTCATCGTGTTGCCGTGGCCTCTTGGGAATGGTGGCATCTATAGTGCGGACGGGTGAAACGTTGCCGGCATCGGCCCTAGTGGGAGCAAGAGGAGCATCTTGTGACTCCCCGTAAGTTCCTAACTCGCCTAGTTGCACAAGTCATCGGAGCCGCCACACGAATCGCAAGCCGTTGCCACGCAAAGGCCCGGAGCTGCCACTTGAATCGCAAACCGCCATGCCCACGTGTGTGGGGTTCAGAGCTGCCGCTTGCCACGCATAATCTGGCCACTTGAGGGGATCCGAACCCGATTGGATGGGACAaccatttttttcatttcatcagAGATTTTGACTTAGCAAGCAATCGATAGGCGGATGGAGTTGGGTGCCAGGAGCTGGGAGGGCATGGAAGACAttcttgtttttatttgcttgctcaaaccaaagaaaaaacaaaggaaagggGGCcatttggttctttagtccctcctaaatttcgtgtcacatcgaatgtttagatactaattaggagtattaaacatagactaattacaaaactaattgcacagatggaggctaatttgcgagacgaatctattaagcctaattagtccatgatttaacaatgtgatgctacagtaaacatatgctaatgatggattaaattggcttagtagattcgtctcgcgaattagcctccatctgtttaattagttttatgattaactcatgtttagtccttctaattagcctccgatcgatgtgacaggaattttagttcggactaaagatccaaacaccaatCTGATTTCCGTTTCCCTTTCCCATACcctatccaaacaccaccttaggGATTGCGAaataattaattagccaagcaTTGTTTAGCAATTCCGATCCCTTTCCTCGCTTGACCCTGACGGCCACCGACCGAGTGCCCCCACGCCGGATCGAAGCGCGCTGCCTGGGTCTCCTTCGGTCCTTCCTGTGCCGCGTCTCCCTGATTGACTTAGCTTTGGCTGGTAAGGGATCCCTGGTGCATCTGGATGGATTGTTATGAGCCTGATTCCTGTTTTGTCGGGTTGCTTTTTTCCCGTGTGAGATCAAATCCATATCTTCATTCCTGGGACGCGTTCTTCAGTCTGTCCATCCATTTTGTTGTGGATTTCATCGCGAATGGCTATTTACCTTTCAAAAGTTTGGGGGTTCACCTGTCGAGGAGATAGGTGCGTCAAGAACACGCAAACTTAATTCTTATGTGTTCTTGGGTTCCATTCGTTTTGCTCCGTGTGCAAATTCGGTTGATATTATTGCCATCCGCTGGGATCATGGGAGAATGAAACCTGTTGCAGTCATCTGGTACAAATTCCAGTCCGCGATGCCCTTTCCAAATGATTAATTCTTTTGCGAAATTATTTGTTTCAAACTCATGTCCACTGTTTGTAAGTAGAGTTGTGTTGTAATAGGATATTTTGCTTTAATCTATCGTGCTGTATATTTCAGTATATACATACATGGGTAACACCCGCATTGCGGGCTTATCTTGTACTTCTTGTTGCATTTTTATGTCTTTAGATAGCTAATCCAAATAAATTGTTTCAGGTATTATGAACTATGCAGCAGGTAGTGAGGCATATTCCATTTCGAATCATTCTGTGAggtgtttcatttttttttgtgtacTGATTTTGTGATATATATTCGGCTTGTAGGCATTGAGTTGCATCCACAATGTCCCAACTTGGAACATGTTCATTGCCTAGAGCTGCAATCTATGGCACTTCAGCTAGGAGGTTTGGAGGTAATTATTGGATTCAAGTTTctgtatgttttttttgttttttttcatttttgatcAGGGTTGTGTCCTTTGTCATCATACATAAAAATCTTGTGGGATTTAAGGTGCAGTTGGAAATAAAAGGTTAATCTGAGCCTTAAATACAATAACAAAGTGTTGGCAGGTGCAAACAAGTAGATTTGTCTCGATACATCTAGAATCAAGACAGATCATGAAATCGCTGGACCTCTTGCAAAAGCTAGCCACTCAGCCATTATGTTTTCCAAGGCTGTACTGAAACTATCCTATAACTCTGAACATTTTTTTTGGTCTCCTGTACTCATTGTCAGCATAGTAGTGTAATGAGGCCAACAAGACACACACAGATTACACTAACCATGGCAACTAAATCAATTCACAGTTCAGTGCAAATATTCTGTAATTAAATATAATTAAGAACTATAGCTCTTACAATGCTCCAATCGCCCTGTAGCTCTATAGAGCATTATGCAAAATCACTCATGTTTAGTTGGGCGTCATACTAGAAACAACCAGCTCCAAGTATAACCAGACTGACAGAACAGAGAATATAGCAAGACTGTCCAAAATCTATTGCTAAGGAAAACACATGAAGGTCTTAGAGGAGAATGAAAAACACATGGTCACGGACACCTTACCGATCTATTACTTGATTGATGTACGCAGGTTGTCTTCTCCTAGAGCCCAACCTGCTTTTCACCCCATCAAAATCAAGAACGCATTAGGGGAAGGAAGAACCCTAACCTCCTCGATCTGGTTGATGTAGTCTGAGCCTGAGAAGAGGAAAGTGGAGAACTCACAAATCCAAGAAGTAGAGGGGTGGAGGTGCCGTGGTGGATCCAAATTCCAAAGGAGGTGGCTGAGGTGGTGTCGTTGTAGAtcgagacggcggcggtgctcctggATAGGGATGGGTACACGGAGGATGGCGGCAACGCGGGATGGTGGCGGTTGGCtggggacgaggacgaggacgcgaAAGAGGGGAAGTGCCTGGACGACGACGCGGAGGGGCGCTGGCGAGAGGCGGGGCGGTGGAGTAGACGAAGATGGTGAGGTTGCTAGCTCCCTTGCGTCGCTAACCTCGCGAGTCGCGACAACGCGGGGTTGTGGCGTCCGGACCCAAGAGGTGGGTCGTTCTCACCTAGGGAAAAGTTGCGGATTGGGCTTGCCACCCCCGTGCTCGTGGGCTCCCAAATGCTAGGGAAATTGAGCCTGGGAACGAAATTCCCGTGGGAAGCCCACCTAGAGAAATCACAGGAACCCGACCGGATTTTCTGTTCCCAAAGGAGCCCTAAAAGAACTTACGTGGGtgctcttttttgttttttttcacaTGGAACCGAAAAATTCAAATCCGTACTGAAGTCAGAGTgacctttgttttttttcctgttcAAGGCGTCTGTGAATTTTGTCAATCTTAATACTAGCAGCATCAGTCTTGCCGCCTAAGCATGTCGAATGTGCTCATATTAATAGTTTGTGCGCACGTTCATAGGGGTGAATACAGTGTGTCTAATCTAATGACAATGAGACGTCTGATGTAACTTTGTCAAACTCATGACAATGAGACGTCTGATGTAACTTTGTCAAACTCGATCTCCTAACCCTTGGATGTGCTCATAGGGTAGGGTGTGTTTGAGTCAGATGCATGTGCATCGTGAGCACTAGCTTgttccaaataaaaaaatatacttGGTTTATGTTCTTTCTGATTATAAATGTTGGAGTTATAGACTTgtgttctttataattttctgcACGTAACAATCTGCTGACAATTAAAATTGATAAATTTGGATGGACCAGTCTCTAAACCGGTAGATCAATTTGACTAAAGTGGTCATATTTTAAATTGGACCTTCACCATTGCGTAGCTCTTGTTGAGatgatcaaaatgcatatgtagaatgTCCGATTCGGAATTCGGATGAGGGAGTTATGACTTCTGGAAGATCTAGCACCCAAGAAAACTGGTCAGACCAGTTTCACAGCTCACATCGATCATTTGGTCTATagacggcggctggcggcggagcGGCCGGCGGAAGGTGACGGCAGGGAGGCCGACGAGCCGAGAGGTGGCAGCGGGGAGGTGGtagagaggtggcggcggggacgcCGGGGAGGTTGTCGGGCGAACttgtggcggcggggaggtggcggtggggagcaagggtggccggcggggagTGAGGCTGGGCGGCgggaagagatggccgacgggATGGGCGACGGTGGGTGTCCGCCTGGGCGCGAGGCATGGGGGTGGGACTTGGGTGCGGCTGTGCGGTGCAGGTCTTCGGGAGTCAGGAGGTGATTAGGGAACCCTAGAAAAAATCCTTTGTATACTTGTACAGAAGGGTCCACATGTCAGGCGGGTTCGCGGGCATGGGTACGGCATTTTTGTACCCGCTAATTTATTACCCGCGGGCACAAACTCAAACCCGCACCTCTGCCCGTGGGTACAAAATGGCACCCGTATCCTCACCCTACCGGGTTTTTGCCCGCGGGTAATTTGTACAAAACGCCTTAATTACTATCATGTGTCAAAACCCTTACAAATCacgtgtcaaaatacaacttgTTGCCTTATAAATGCATtgaaaaccaaaagaaagcaGTGGTGGTGTCCGTATTTGGTCTACTGTAGATGTGCAAGTAAAGAATTTCAATGGTAGCATAGTTCTTACCAGCTTGTCTTTTGCTCTGGAGATTCACCACTGCTCAACCCAAGCCATGAAAACTGATGAATCCCATGCAGATGCAATTTAGATACATCATGGATAATCTATGATAGCACACTTTCCCTTTTTACAATTATGTTCATGTGTAAATACTCTTTCTAGATGAATAGAAAAGGTATATACAAATACTCTTTTTGGATAATAGAATTTTCCATTATCtgaaaaaagataaaaagaacAAACTGGTTGTTTCCAAGTATATCTTTTTATTAGTTTAAAGAGTATCTGTCATATCGCAGTCCCTTTATATGAGATATTAATTAAGTTCATGTGTAAATTCTCTCTATAGATAAATAGAGTAACTGGTTGTTTCCAATTAAAATGTTTCATTATATTATGTTAAAAAGTAAATTGCACAGTAGGTCCCCAAAATTGCGCACATCTGTAAGCTTGAGAATTCTATGGATTTGTACAAGTGGGCCGAAAAGTCTCCAACTCTTAATTGAGGATTGATCTTGGATTTTGTGATTCATGAATCACCATTCTTCTGATTTTTGGCATTGCTGTTCCTCTTTTGCACATCAATGCTTATACTATGTATTGCTGAATAATTCTCATTATTGTCTTGCTGTTTGGCAGGTTCACAATTTCAGCAACCTAAGGTTAATCGCATCTCATTTGAACAGAAAGTGTCTGCTAAAACAACATTGAGAGTACGTATTACTGAGTTGTTGTCTATTTTGATCTT
The genomic region above belongs to Setaria italica strain Yugu1 chromosome VI, Setaria_italica_v2.0, whole genome shotgun sequence and contains:
- the LOC101774116 gene encoding 3-oxoacyl-[acyl-carrier-protein] reductase 4 is translated as MVTAAAAAAVSSPAAPVAGAAAATSRRGFVTFGGGAARSSPALRSGRGLSGVRTHVAAVEQAVAKDATKLEAPVVIITGASRGIGKATALALGKAGCKVLVNYARSSKEAEDVSKEIEASGGEAITFGGDVSKEADVESMMKAAMDKWGTIDVLVNNAGITRDTLLMRMKKSQWQDVIDLNLTGVFLCTQAATKVMMKKKKGRIINIASVVGLTGNVGQANYSAAKAGVIGFTKTVAREYASRNINVNAIAPGFIASDMTAELGEELEKKILSTIPLGRYGQPEEVAGLVEFLALNPAASYITGQVLTIDGGMVM
- the LOC101774519 gene encoding uncharacterized protein LOC101774519 isoform X1 produces the protein MFRPIDTAQPNLPVTTLRRSTLPRAASRLRLPLPHAAAQHRRRASVPTRWPPVTSFRPCHVDPGCSEFPFSISPSSSVRSRCDEFQAPATSSLSIMNYAAGIELHPQCPNLEHVHCLELQSMALQLGGLESEPEKRKVENSQIQEVEGWRCRGGSKFQRRWLRWCRCRSRRRRCSWIGMGTRRMAATRDGGGWLGTRTRTRKRGSAWTTTRRGAGERRGGGVDEDGSQFQQPKVNRISFEQKVSAKTTLRSMRCKATQTQSVQKKSSSATVQRDKKGKVQGPKLDDGSGGFPPFRFGKGGGGGGGGGGGSNYFGGFLLFSCVLLLDYLKEFEKYLLTRKHRGGDNASNGLLQP
- the LOC101774519 gene encoding uncharacterized protein LOC101774519 isoform X3; this translates as MFRPIDTAQPNLPVTTLRRSTLPRAASRLRLPLPHAAAQHRRRASVPTRWPPVTSFRPCHVDPGCSEFPFSISPSSSVRSRCDEFQAPATSSLSIMNYAAGIELHPQCPNLEHVHCLELQSMALQLGGLEVVFS
- the LOC101774519 gene encoding uncharacterized protein LOC101774519 isoform X2 yields the protein MNYAAGIELHPQCPNLEHVHCLELQSMALQLGGLESEPEKRKVENSQIQEVEGWRCRGGSKFQRRWLRWCRCRSRRRRCSWIGMGTRRMAATRDGGGWLGTRTRTRKRGSAWTTTRRGAGERRGGGVDEDGSQFQQPKVNRISFEQKVSAKTTLRSMRCKATQTQSVQKKSSSATVQRDKKGKVQGPKLDDGSGGFPPFRFGKGGGGGGGGGGGSNYFGGFLLFSCVLLLDYLKEFEKYLLTRKHRGGDNASNGLLQP